In the genome of Flavobacterium panacagri, one region contains:
- a CDS encoding DEAD/DEAH box helicase, which produces MSTFEKFNLPKSVQKAIDDLGFVTPTPIQEKSFSVITSGRDMMGIAQTGTGKTFAYLLPLLKLYKFTHTNTPKIVILVPTRELVVQVVDEVEKLTKYMSVKTLGIYGGVNINTQKKAVYEGVDILVGTPGRTMDLALDAVVRFDETQKLVIDEFDEMLNLGFRTQLTALLAMMKTKRQNILFSATMTDEVDAILNDYFDFPEEVTLATSGTPLEKITQITYNVPNFNTKVNLLQHLLETDESMERILIFVNNKKISDMLHTRIEELFEGQFGVIHSNKSQNYRLSAMAEFQEGNLRGLITTDIMARGLDISNISHVINFELPELPEQYMHRIGRTGRADSTGTAISFVTPREEEYKIEAEVLMNQELKIAALPEEVEISDKLIGPEKDRQPIKFLMKKPKLEGDGAFHEKSKKNQKINLGGPSKTKKKTHGSVNRNMLKTRAKKKKDGK; this is translated from the coding sequence ATGAGCACTTTCGAAAAATTTAATCTTCCAAAATCAGTACAAAAAGCAATAGACGATTTAGGGTTTGTTACGCCAACTCCTATTCAGGAAAAATCTTTTTCAGTGATTACTTCCGGACGAGATATGATGGGAATTGCGCAAACCGGAACTGGTAAAACATTTGCTTATTTACTACCGCTTTTAAAATTATATAAGTTTACCCATACTAATACTCCTAAAATTGTAATTCTGGTTCCAACCCGCGAATTAGTTGTTCAGGTTGTAGATGAAGTAGAAAAACTAACAAAATACATGTCGGTTAAAACTTTAGGAATTTATGGTGGTGTAAACATCAATACGCAGAAAAAAGCCGTTTACGAAGGAGTTGATATTTTAGTTGGAACGCCTGGAAGAACAATGGATTTAGCTTTAGACGCTGTTGTTCGTTTTGATGAAACTCAAAAACTAGTTATCGACGAATTTGACGAAATGCTGAATTTGGGTTTCCGTACGCAATTGACGGCACTTTTGGCAATGATGAAAACCAAACGTCAAAATATTCTTTTCTCAGCAACAATGACGGATGAAGTTGATGCAATTTTAAATGATTATTTTGATTTTCCTGAAGAAGTTACTTTGGCAACTTCAGGAACTCCACTTGAAAAAATTACACAAATTACATACAACGTTCCAAACTTTAATACAAAAGTAAATTTACTTCAACATTTATTGGAAACAGACGAAAGCATGGAACGCATCCTGATTTTCGTAAACAATAAAAAGATTTCGGATATGCTTCACACGCGCATTGAAGAACTATTTGAAGGTCAGTTTGGAGTAATTCACTCTAATAAATCTCAAAATTATCGTTTGAGCGCAATGGCTGAATTTCAGGAAGGAAATCTTCGCGGACTTATTACTACCGATATTATGGCAAGAGGTTTGGATATTTCTAATATCTCGCACGTTATCAATTTCGAACTTCCTGAACTACCAGAACAATACATGCACAGAATTGGTCGTACAGGCCGTGCAGACTCAACAGGAACTGCAATAAGTTTTGTAACACCTCGTGAAGAAGAATACAAAATTGAAGCAGAAGTTTTAATGAATCAAGAACTTAAAATCGCTGCTCTTCCAGAGGAAGTGGAAATTTCAGATAAATTAATTGGCCCTGAAAAAGACAGACAGCCTATTAAGTTTTTAATGAAGAAACCGAAATTAGAAGGAGATGGTGCTTTTCATGAAAAATCTAAAAAGAACCAAAAAATTAATCTTGGAGGTCCATCCAAAACCAAAAAGAAAACTCATGGTTCTGTTAACAGAAATATGTTGAAAACAAGAGCTAAGAAGAAAAAAGACGGAAAATAA
- a CDS encoding TIGR02757 family protein: MNSTELKEFLDEKVIQYNNQDFIESDPVQIPHLFTQKEDIEIAGFLSASIAWGNRKMIIKNSHKMMELMGNTPYDFVMSHSEEDLAKLETFVHRTFNGNDFAGFIKGLKSIYENHNGLENVFAKNQEKESLQKSISEFKKIFFETDHLARTQKHISDPLNNSAAKRINMYLRWMVRQDAKGVDLGIWKTISPAVLSCPLDVHSGNVARKLGILSRKQNDAKALLELDTKLREMDANDPVKYDFALFGLGVFEGF; the protein is encoded by the coding sequence ATGAATAGTACAGAACTAAAAGAATTCTTAGACGAAAAAGTCATTCAATATAATAATCAGGATTTTATTGAAAGTGATCCTGTTCAGATTCCGCATCTTTTTACTCAAAAAGAAGATATCGAAATTGCAGGGTTTTTAAGCGCTTCCATTGCTTGGGGAAACCGCAAAATGATTATCAAAAATTCGCATAAAATGATGGAATTAATGGGTAACACGCCTTACGATTTCGTGATGTCTCATAGTGAGGAAGATTTAGCAAAACTAGAAACTTTTGTGCACAGAACTTTCAACGGAAATGATTTTGCTGGTTTTATAAAAGGTTTAAAAAGCATCTATGAAAACCACAATGGATTGGAAAATGTATTTGCTAAAAATCAGGAAAAAGAGAGTTTACAAAAGAGCATCAGCGAATTCAAAAAGATATTCTTCGAAACAGATCATTTGGCCCGAACTCAAAAACACATTTCGGATCCTTTAAATAATTCCGCAGCGAAAAGAATTAATATGTATTTACGATGGATGGTTCGTCAAGATGCGAAAGGAGTCGATTTAGGAATTTGGAAGACTATTTCGCCTGCTGTTTTATCTTGTCCGTTGGATGTTCATTCTGGAAATGTTGCCCGCAAACTTGGAATTCTTTCGCGAAAGCAAAATGATGCCAAAGCTTTATTGGAATTAGACACTAAATTAAGAGAAATGGACGCCAATGATCCTGTAAAATATGATTTTGCCCTATTTGGATTAGGCGTTTTTGAAGGGTTTTAA
- a CDS encoding LIC_10190 family membrane protein produces the protein MVLIVISWIYILFTTINLGFLTEKFFQLKNKNFVITSIFGLFLVTVLASIWAIFGRINIEFHVFLLLTNILLYIGFQKSITEHYKVFWIELTQLNKALKAFLIIITFLILAQCASIPFVIDNESYYIQTIKWLNEYGFVKGLANLHLFLGQTSGWHVTQSAFNFSFLYKNFNDLSGFCLLLGNLFAIQKLNDYFKNNNSNYLIIGLFPLFNILFFQFISAPSPDIPVYVFSFIFFFYFLENLKKLTCETFNLLVILALFLFYIKNTTVTFFVFPIILLLFHFKSIFKELLKPALLSIIIISLFIVKNLTISGTVAFPSNLFTSLSMDYAIPNSIQSFYYEQLKCYGYFITPEKYNLMSSWDLFIRWITMPKLNGVFNKISILLILIVPFFILKFKNEKALWSIHFVMVIQLILLLITSPQYRFFLNYILFFSLFCLICMIKNNRVINILIMFSLIPVVIVLFFSINLSKFANNKSLMEISNFSSQNIIFPYSNSKNSTTFETIQVGNLKYNSPQNNNFFWGNGNGDLPCINKVQIEYFEKYFHYRPQMRTNNLKDGFYSKEVTKNE, from the coding sequence ATGGTTTTAATTGTAATCAGCTGGATCTATATTCTTTTTACAACAATAAACTTAGGCTTTCTAACAGAAAAATTTTTTCAGTTAAAAAACAAAAACTTTGTCATCACTTCTATTTTCGGACTATTCTTAGTTACGGTTTTAGCGAGTATTTGGGCTATTTTTGGGAGAATAAACATTGAATTTCATGTTTTCTTACTGCTAACTAACATTTTATTATACATTGGATTTCAAAAATCAATCACCGAACATTATAAGGTGTTTTGGATTGAATTGACACAATTAAATAAAGCTCTAAAAGCTTTTTTAATCATCATAACATTTTTGATTTTAGCTCAATGCGCTTCTATTCCTTTTGTCATTGACAATGAATCTTACTACATTCAAACCATAAAATGGCTTAATGAATATGGTTTTGTAAAAGGACTCGCAAACCTTCATCTTTTTCTAGGACAAACCAGCGGATGGCACGTTACCCAAAGTGCTTTTAATTTCTCTTTTTTATATAAAAATTTTAATGATTTAAGCGGTTTTTGTCTGCTTTTAGGAAACCTTTTTGCTATTCAAAAACTGAATGACTATTTCAAAAACAACAACTCAAATTATTTAATTATTGGATTGTTTCCTCTATTTAATATTTTGTTCTTTCAATTTATCAGTGCACCTTCTCCCGATATTCCAGTTTATGTTTTTTCGTTTATTTTCTTTTTTTACTTCTTAGAAAACTTAAAAAAATTAACTTGTGAAACTTTCAATCTGTTGGTTATTTTAGCACTTTTTTTGTTCTACATAAAAAACACCACTGTAACATTTTTTGTTTTCCCTATTATCTTATTACTATTTCATTTCAAATCGATATTCAAAGAATTATTAAAACCTGCTTTACTTTCAATCATTATAATCTCTTTATTTATTGTAAAAAATTTGACTATATCTGGTACAGTAGCTTTTCCGTCAAATCTTTTTACTTCTCTTTCAATGGATTATGCTATACCAAATTCCATTCAGAGCTTTTACTATGAACAACTTAAATGTTATGGCTATTTCATAACTCCTGAAAAATATAATTTGATGTCTTCTTGGGATTTATTCATTAGATGGATCACAATGCCAAAACTTAATGGTGTATTTAATAAAATCAGTATTCTTCTGATTCTTATTGTGCCTTTTTTTATTTTGAAATTTAAAAATGAAAAGGCCCTTTGGAGTATTCATTTTGTCATGGTAATACAATTGATTCTGCTTTTGATAACCTCTCCGCAATACCGATTTTTCCTTAATTACATTTTATTTTTCTCTCTTTTCTGTTTGATATGCATGATAAAAAACAACAGAGTGATTAATATCCTAATAATGTTTTCCTTAATTCCTGTTGTTATTGTTCTATTTTTCTCCATAAATCTGAGTAAATTTGCCAATAACAAATCATTGATGGAAATCAGTAATTTTTCCAGCCAAAATATTATCTTTCCTTATTCCAATTCAAAAAACAGCACCACGTTTGAAACTATTCAAGTAGGAAATTTAAAATACAATTCTCCTCAAAATAATAATTTTTTCTGGGGAAATGGGAATGGCGATTTACCTTGCATTAATAAAGTGCAGATAGAATATTTTGAAAAATATTTTCATTATAGACCGCAAATGCGCACCAATAATTTAAAAGACGGATTTTATTCCAAAGAAGTTACTAAAAATGAATAG
- a CDS encoding phosphodiester glycosidase family protein gives MKFRIGLFVFAMAFSIVFVFAKQSNNDSFLTYQVDVKKQNLKLFWKDENSKRFGSIENLKLWTEKKSLKLDFAMNAGMYDANHSPQGLYIEKQKVLSPLDTKNADGNFYLKPNGVFFITTKKNAVICTTENFRNNKEIEFATQSGPMLVIDGQIHAAFKEGSKNLNIRNGVGILPNGNIVFVLSKKEVNFYDFANYFKSLGCKNALYLDGFVSRAYLPSQNWIQTDGDFGALLAVTKNG, from the coding sequence ATGAAATTCAGAATTGGTTTATTTGTGTTTGCAATGGCATTTAGTATTGTTTTTGTTTTTGCAAAACAAAGTAACAATGATTCTTTTTTAACTTATCAAGTAGATGTTAAAAAACAAAATTTGAAACTGTTTTGGAAAGATGAAAATAGTAAGCGCTTTGGAAGCATTGAAAATCTTAAACTTTGGACTGAAAAAAAGAGCTTAAAATTGGATTTTGCTATGAATGCTGGAATGTATGATGCCAATCATTCTCCGCAGGGACTTTATATTGAAAAGCAAAAAGTACTATCTCCTTTAGATACCAAAAATGCAGACGGAAATTTTTATTTAAAACCCAATGGCGTATTTTTTATCACAACTAAAAAAAACGCGGTAATTTGTACTACAGAGAATTTTAGGAATAATAAAGAAATAGAGTTTGCCACACAATCTGGTCCAATGTTGGTTATTGATGGTCAAATTCATGCTGCTTTTAAAGAAGGATCTAAAAATCTAAATATTAGGAACGGAGTAGGTATTTTGCCAAACGGAAATATAGTTTTTGTGTTATCTAAGAAAGAAGTTAATTTCTATGATTTTGCTAATTATTTTAAAAGTTTGGGGTGTAAAAATGCACTTTATCTTGACGGATTTGTATCACGTGCTTATCTTCCGTCACAAAACTGGATTCAAACCGATGGAGATTTTGGTGCATTATTGGCCGTCACAAAAAATGGATAG
- a CDS encoding T9SS type A sorting domain-containing protein: MKNYLNTEIQLFKQLKLLLTNQTTIEMLKNYLKLSVITAMLCLIVPMPQIFAQNPIVKIDFDQSGRPKAEVNDPDYTAWVIASGNTSTYTENGVTFTVTRVGDKGDALGTNWYKAGIQAPYYARLISDGLTVKGTTANQGAQIELKISGLATGEHTLLAFFNNVDSPTGNNFSPIDISVNGNLVVDNLIPSVRALKTADAKSTYLKFQATAGNDVIILLAAETSGTENVKNFIFNGFELNTPNIFYQATNPNPKQNDEHVELSSGGKLLQWTAAANAVSHNIYFGTDQNAVNNATPSSPEYKGNQALANNSFQVNVLYTGATYYWRVDEVLANGVEKGNVWRFRPAQLAFPDAEGYGRFARGGRGGKVVAVTNLNDSGPGSFREAVTNDIGPRTIIFNTSGIIQLQSRLVLSQPYVTVAGQTAPGKGICIRSAPFGVTGNDAVVQNLRVRVGAGPTYDGMGLTGADNSIIDHCSISWTIDESFSSRSGKNITLQRTLISEALNAANHQNYPAGTEHGYAATIGGDIGSFHHNLLAHCYGRNWSLGGGLDGSGAYAGKMDITNNVVYNWGARSTDGGTKEVNFVNNYYKPGAGTKTFFAFNQQNEGAGTGTQQCYFSGNVMPGYFDESNQTAGRRASGVTVTFENFVNAPFFPSYVTTQSAKNAYKIVLSDVGCTQPEFDDHDQRIITETLNGTYSAVGSVTGKPGFPDNEADVGGFETYPTVVRDANWDTDQDGLPNWWEAIIGTNVNSAIGDFSDANADTDQDGYTNLDKYLQWMSLPHYETTQGAKIDINIQKLSRGFTSGVSYAISNVVNGNATLNTNIVAFTPASNGLSSFEFTVTDSEGGTMKRKVNIVSGQTVHLGTEEITKTTKDSFSVWPIPSNGTFSVYVDNEETEISDLKIFDISGKELLKQKIRGNTQETIQLHSKGVFIIKLTDPQTKKTKYIKKIIVQ; encoded by the coding sequence ATGAAAAATTATTTAAATACTGAAATTCAGCTATTTAAACAATTAAAACTATTACTTACTAACCAAACCACCATTGAAATGCTGAAAAATTACTTAAAACTTTCCGTGATAACGGCAATGCTCTGCCTCATCGTGCCTATGCCCCAGATTTTTGCCCAAAATCCAATCGTTAAAATTGACTTTGACCAGTCAGGAAGACCTAAAGCAGAAGTTAACGATCCCGATTATACTGCTTGGGTAATTGCTTCTGGAAATACCAGCACTTATACCGAAAACGGTGTTACTTTTACTGTAACAAGAGTTGGAGATAAGGGAGACGCCTTAGGAACCAATTGGTATAAAGCTGGAATCCAAGCTCCTTATTATGCAAGATTAATTAGTGACGGTTTAACCGTTAAAGGAACAACTGCCAATCAAGGTGCACAAATAGAACTTAAAATAAGCGGACTAGCAACTGGGGAACATACGCTACTAGCTTTTTTCAATAATGTAGATAGTCCAACTGGAAATAATTTTAGTCCAATTGATATTTCTGTTAACGGAAACTTGGTTGTAGATAATTTAATTCCGTCTGTAAGAGCACTTAAAACTGCCGATGCCAAATCTACTTATTTAAAATTTCAAGCAACAGCTGGAAATGATGTCATAATCCTGCTAGCTGCAGAAACCTCGGGTACAGAAAATGTAAAAAACTTTATATTTAATGGCTTCGAACTTAATACGCCTAATATTTTCTATCAAGCCACCAATCCAAATCCGAAACAGAATGACGAACATGTTGAATTGTCTTCAGGAGGAAAATTATTGCAATGGACAGCCGCAGCAAATGCCGTTTCTCACAATATTTATTTTGGAACAGATCAAAATGCTGTCAACAATGCAACTCCATCTTCGCCAGAGTACAAAGGAAACCAAGCTTTAGCCAATAATTCTTTCCAAGTTAACGTATTATATACTGGCGCAACTTATTACTGGCGTGTAGATGAAGTTTTAGCCAACGGAGTTGAAAAAGGAAATGTATGGCGTTTTCGTCCTGCACAGCTTGCTTTTCCAGATGCTGAAGGATATGGACGTTTTGCCCGTGGAGGACGTGGCGGAAAAGTAGTTGCCGTAACCAATTTAAATGACAGCGGCCCAGGAAGTTTCCGTGAAGCTGTAACTAATGATATTGGTCCACGAACAATTATTTTTAATACTTCAGGGATTATTCAGCTGCAATCTCGTTTGGTTTTAAGTCAGCCTTATGTGACAGTTGCAGGACAAACGGCACCAGGAAAAGGAATCTGTATTCGATCTGCTCCTTTTGGAGTTACTGGAAATGATGCTGTTGTTCAAAATTTAAGAGTTCGTGTTGGAGCAGGACCTACTTATGACGGAATGGGACTTACTGGTGCTGATAACAGTATTATTGACCATTGCTCTATTAGCTGGACAATTGATGAGTCATTCAGTTCTAGATCAGGCAAAAATATAACCCTTCAAAGAACACTTATTTCTGAGGCATTAAACGCAGCAAATCATCAAAATTATCCTGCTGGAACAGAACACGGTTATGCCGCTACAATTGGAGGCGATATTGGAAGTTTTCATCATAACTTATTGGCACATTGTTACGGTCGTAACTGGAGTCTTGGTGGCGGACTAGACGGAAGCGGTGCTTATGCTGGAAAAATGGACATTACCAATAATGTCGTTTACAACTGGGGAGCAAGATCAACTGATGGCGGAACGAAAGAGGTTAATTTTGTAAACAATTACTATAAACCAGGAGCGGGAACCAAAACATTTTTTGCTTTTAATCAGCAAAATGAAGGTGCAGGAACTGGAACACAACAATGCTATTTCAGCGGAAATGTAATGCCAGGTTATTTTGACGAAAGCAATCAGACTGCCGGAAGGAGAGCTTCTGGAGTGACTGTAACATTTGAAAACTTTGTAAATGCACCGTTTTTCCCTTCTTATGTCACCACACAATCTGCAAAAAATGCTTATAAAATTGTACTTTCTGATGTTGGATGTACACAACCGGAATTTGATGATCACGACCAAAGAATCATCACAGAAACTTTAAACGGGACTTATTCTGCTGTTGGAAGTGTAACCGGCAAACCTGGATTCCCTGATAATGAAGCTGATGTTGGCGGATTTGAAACATATCCAACTGTAGTTCGAGATGCAAACTGGGATACTGATCAAGATGGACTTCCTAATTGGTGGGAAGCTATAATTGGAACTAATGTAAATTCTGCAATTGGAGATTTTTCAGACGCAAATGCAGACACCGATCAAGACGGATACACGAATCTGGACAAATACCTGCAATGGATGTCATTACCGCATTACGAAACTACGCAAGGTGCCAAAATTGACATTAATATTCAAAAATTATCCAGAGGATTTACCAGCGGTGTTTCTTATGCAATTTCAAATGTGGTAAATGGAAACGCTACACTTAATACAAACATAGTAGCTTTTACTCCAGCTTCAAACGGATTATCTTCTTTTGAATTTACGGTTACCGATTCTGAAGGAGGCACAATGAAACGTAAAGTAAATATTGTGAGCGGACAAACTGTCCATTTAGGCACTGAAGAAATAACGAAAACAACAAAAGATTCATTCAGTGTATGGCCAATCCCTAGCAACGGAACATTTTCTGTATATGTTGATAATGAAGAAACAGAAATTTCAGACCTTAAAATCTTTGATATTTCTGGAAAAGAATTATTAAAACAAAAAATTAGAGGAAATACCCAGGAAACTATTCAATTACATTCTAAAGGAGTTTTTATCATTAAATTGACGGATCCGCAAACTAAAAAAACAAAATATATAAAGAAGATAATTGTTCAATAA
- a CDS encoding DUF6787 family protein, with product MNRLKKRWGITSNLQAIIILIVFAITGSASAWISRPFCDWVGIHKEDLGAVWFTLIRLLIILPVYQVLLVAIGTIFGQFRFFWNFEKKMLKRMGLGFLFKD from the coding sequence ATGAACAGACTTAAAAAACGCTGGGGAATTACTTCCAACCTACAAGCCATAATTATACTTATTGTTTTTGCCATCACCGGATCGGCATCTGCATGGATTTCTAGACCTTTTTGTGACTGGGTGGGAATACATAAAGAAGATTTAGGAGCCGTTTGGTTCACTCTTATTCGTTTATTAATCATTCTTCCTGTTTATCAGGTTTTATTAGTTGCCATCGGGACCATTTTTGGACAATTCCGTTTCTTTTGGAATTTCGAAAAAAAAATGCTCAAAAGAATGGGACTTGGATTCCTTTTTAAAGATTAA
- a CDS encoding DUF6146 family protein, translating into MKKCISILVVLATIIACSTASQNIANNDNASNKKQSDTIRIANDSLEYEVIIIDNGFNYWLASRAFPRNYHSLSFLENKNQQYVTEWNIRVLQPNRYDPNLYEMRIDYQPQIHYGYEVNYLIYNYMIYFQNTYKQKLAGYVPVR; encoded by the coding sequence ATGAAAAAATGCATTTCCATATTAGTTGTTTTAGCAACAATAATTGCCTGCTCCACCGCTTCGCAAAATATTGCAAACAATGATAATGCATCAAACAAAAAGCAGTCAGATACCATTAGAATAGCAAATGATTCTTTGGAATATGAAGTTATCATAATAGACAATGGTTTTAATTACTGGCTTGCCTCAAGAGCTTTTCCAAGAAACTATCACTCTTTGTCTTTTCTGGAAAACAAAAATCAGCAATACGTAACGGAATGGAACATTAGAGTTTTACAACCCAACCGATACGATCCGAATTTATATGAAATGAGAATAGATTACCAACCACAAATTCATTATGGATACGAAGTAAATTACTTGATTTATAATTATATGATTTATTTTCAAAATACTTACAAACAAAAACTCGCGGGATACGTTCCAGTAAGATAA
- a CDS encoding DUF937 domain-containing protein: MFEQLTQLVQQYGGDAVVNNNAVPNEHNEAVISETSNSIFEGLKKIVSEGGTDQIAGLFNGNSSIDSSNPVVQQIQQQLSGSLGQKFGLSSADSNGVASNLIPQILGSLVNKAKDPNDNSFQITDIINSISGNSGQASGIMDTISKYGMQFGLDQNNDGKVDVADVLVVTKSKGGIAGFIGKLFGSK, translated from the coding sequence ATGTTTGAACAATTAACCCAATTAGTACAACAATATGGAGGCGATGCAGTGGTAAACAACAACGCTGTTCCTAACGAACATAACGAAGCCGTAATCAGTGAAACAAGTAATTCAATTTTTGAAGGATTAAAAAAAATTGTTTCTGAAGGCGGAACCGATCAAATTGCTGGATTATTTAATGGAAATTCTTCTATCGACAGTTCCAATCCTGTGGTACAGCAGATCCAACAGCAATTAAGTGGCAGTCTGGGTCAAAAATTTGGACTTAGCAGTGCAGATTCAAACGGAGTGGCGTCTAATTTAATTCCGCAGATTTTAGGTTCTTTGGTTAATAAGGCAAAAGATCCAAATGACAATAGTTTTCAGATCACCGATATCATCAATTCCATTTCTGGAAATAGCGGACAAGCTTCAGGAATTATGGACACTATTTCTAAATATGGAATGCAGTTTGGACTAGACCAAAACAACGACGGAAAAGTAGATGTAGCCGATGTTTTAGTAGTTACTAAAAGTAAAGGCGGTATTGCTGGATTTATCGGAAAACTGTTTGGAAGTAAGTAA
- a CDS encoding D-2-hydroxyacid dehydrogenase translates to MKVLANDGISKSGILALEKGGFEVITTKVAQEQVANYINENNIDVILVRSATKVRKDIIDACPGIKIIGRGGVGMDNIDVDYAKSKGIHVINTPASSSESVAELVFGHLFNGVRFLHDSNRNMPLEGDTNFDGLKKAYANGTELRGKTLGIVGIGRIGQATAKMALGLGMKVIAADSFIPEVDVKVEFFDGQSITTKIVSQSLESLFKEADFITLHVPAQNGYIIGEKEFEILKDGVGIVNCARGGVIDEVALVKALDSGKVAFAGLDVFENEPKPEMAILMHSKISLTPHIGAATGEAQDRIGTELASQIITLLS, encoded by the coding sequence ATGAAAGTATTAGCAAATGACGGAATTTCTAAAAGTGGAATTCTAGCCTTAGAAAAAGGTGGATTTGAAGTGATCACTACAAAAGTAGCTCAAGAACAAGTAGCTAACTATATAAACGAAAACAACATTGACGTAATTTTAGTTCGTAGTGCAACTAAAGTTCGTAAAGATATTATCGATGCTTGTCCTGGAATTAAAATCATTGGACGTGGCGGTGTTGGTATGGATAATATCGATGTGGATTATGCAAAAAGCAAAGGAATCCATGTAATCAATACTCCTGCTTCATCTTCAGAATCTGTTGCTGAATTAGTATTTGGACACTTATTTAACGGTGTTCGTTTTTTACATGATTCTAACAGAAACATGCCTCTTGAAGGAGATACTAATTTTGACGGTTTGAAAAAAGCGTATGCTAACGGAACTGAATTAAGAGGAAAAACTCTTGGTATTGTTGGTATCGGACGTATTGGTCAAGCTACTGCAAAAATGGCTCTTGGTTTAGGAATGAAAGTTATTGCCGCTGATAGTTTTATCCCTGAGGTTGATGTAAAAGTTGAATTTTTCGACGGACAATCTATTACAACTAAAATTGTTTCTCAATCTTTAGAGTCTTTATTTAAAGAAGCAGATTTCATTACATTACACGTTCCTGCTCAAAATGGATACATCATTGGAGAGAAAGAATTTGAGATCTTAAAAGATGGTGTTGGAATTGTAAACTGTGCTCGTGGAGGTGTTATTGACGAAGTAGCTTTAGTAAAAGCTTTGGACTCTGGAAAAGTTGCTTTTGCAGGTTTAGACGTTTTCGAAAACGAACCAAAACCAGAAATGGCAATTTTAATGCACTCTAAAATCTCTTTGACGCCGCATATTGGAGCTGCAACAGGAGAAGCACAAGATAGAATTGGCACTGAATTAGCATCACAAATCATTACTTTGTTAAGCTAA
- the serC gene encoding 3-phosphoserine/phosphohydroxythreonine transaminase: protein MKKHNYSAGPSILPQEVFEKASKAILNFNDSGLSILEISHRSKDFVAVMEEARSLALELLGLQGKGYQALFLQGGASTAFLMAPYNLLKENGKAAYLDSGTWATAAIKEAKLFGETIVVASSKDDNYTHIPKGYEIPADADYFHCTSNNTIFGTQMKEFPATNVPVVCDMSSDIFSRELDFSKFDLIYAGAQKNMGPAGTTLVVVKEEILGKNGRTIPSMLDYAKHIKAESMYNTPSVFAVYVSLLTLQWIKEKGGIAAVEKLNNAKAELLYAEIDRNPLFKGAANVEDRSNMNVTFLLTNPDHTATFDALWKEAGISGLPGHRSVGGYRASIYNAMPIESVQVLVDVMKALETKV, encoded by the coding sequence ATGAAAAAACACAACTACAGCGCAGGACCAAGTATTTTACCTCAGGAAGTTTTTGAGAAGGCATCAAAAGCAATTTTAAATTTTAATGATTCAGGTTTATCTATCCTTGAAATCTCGCACCGAAGTAAAGATTTCGTTGCAGTTATGGAGGAAGCTCGTTCCCTTGCTTTAGAATTATTAGGACTTCAGGGAAAAGGTTATCAGGCTTTATTTTTACAAGGTGGTGCAAGTACAGCATTCTTAATGGCACCTTATAATTTATTAAAAGAAAACGGAAAAGCAGCTTATTTAGATTCAGGAACGTGGGCAACTGCGGCAATAAAAGAAGCTAAACTTTTCGGTGAAACTATTGTTGTTGCTTCTTCAAAAGACGACAATTACACACATATTCCAAAAGGTTACGAAATTCCAGCTGATGCTGATTATTTCCACTGCACAAGCAACAATACTATCTTTGGAACTCAAATGAAAGAATTTCCAGCAACTAATGTTCCTGTTGTTTGCGACATGAGTTCTGATATTTTTTCACGTGAATTAGATTTCTCTAAATTCGACTTAATCTATGCAGGTGCTCAAAAAAATATGGGGCCAGCTGGAACAACTTTAGTTGTGGTTAAAGAAGAAATCTTAGGCAAAAACGGAAGAACAATTCCAAGTATGTTAGATTATGCTAAACATATCAAAGCAGAAAGTATGTACAATACTCCATCTGTATTTGCTGTTTATGTTTCTCTTTTAACTTTACAATGGATTAAAGAAAAAGGTGGAATTGCTGCTGTTGAAAAATTAAACAACGCTAAAGCGGAATTACTTTACGCTGAAATCGACAGAAACCCATTATTTAAAGGTGCAGCTAATGTAGAAGATCGTTCTAACATGAACGTAACTTTCTTATTAACAAACCCTGACCATACTGCTACATTTGATGCTTTATGGAAAGAAGCTGGAATTTCAGGATTGCCTGGACACCGTTCTGTTGGTGGTTACAGAGCTTCTATCTACAACGCTATGCCAATTGAAAGCGTTCAGGTTTTAGTTGATGTAATGAAAGCATTGGAAACTAAAGTTTAG